One Felis catus isolate Fca126 chromosome D3, F.catus_Fca126_mat1.0, whole genome shotgun sequence DNA segment encodes these proteins:
- the DUSP18 gene encoding dual specificity protein phosphatase 18, protein MTAPPCTFPVQFRQPSVSGLSQITSSLYISNGVAANNKLMLSSNRITTVINVSVEVVNTLYEDIQYVQVPVADTPISRLCDFFDPIADHIHSVEMKQGRTLLHCAAGVSRSAALCLAYLMKYHAMSLLDAHTWTKSCRPIIRPNNGFWEQLIHYEFQLFGKNSVHMVSSPMGVIPDIYEKEVHLMIPL, encoded by the coding sequence ATGACAGCACCCCCGTGTACCTTTCCGGTTCAGTTCCGGCAGCCATCAGTCAGCGGCCTCTCACAGATCACCAGCAGCCTATACATCAGCAATGGGGTGGCTGCCAACAACAAGCTCATGCTCTCCAGCAACCGGATCACCACGGTCATCAATGTCTCGGTAGAAGTGGTGAACACTTTATACGAGGACATCCAGTATGTACAGGTGCCGGTGGCTGACACACCCATCTCACGTCTCTGTGACTTCTTTGACCCCATTGCTGACCACATCCACAGTGTGGAGATGAAGCAGGGCCGCACACTGCTGCACTGCGCTGCTGGCGTGAGCCGCTCAGCTGCCCTCTGCCTTGCCTACCTCATGAAGTACCATGCCATGTCCCTGCTGGACGCCCACACGTGGACCAAGTCATGCCGGCCCATCATCCGGCCCAACAATGGCTTTTGGGAGCAGCTCATCCACTATGAGTTCCAGCTCTTTGGCAAGAACTCCGTGCACATGGTCAGCTCCCCTATGGGAGTAATCCCTGACATCTACGAGAAGGAGGTCCATTTGATGATTCCACTGTGA